The genomic stretch gtatgtgtcacggtctcgtagagaggagctgcgcaggtagttcgagcaattgcgtcagggagatatgactgtgacatagtatgagatgtggttctctgagttagctcgtcatgcggtctggttggtttCCCACAGACCGAGaaaggatcaggaggttcattgatggcctcacatatcagcttcagattctcatgactagggagagggtgtcaaGTGATACTTTTGAGGAAGTTGTTGACATCGAccgcgagattgagtcagttcatagCCAGGAGcgaaaggagagggaggccaagaggcctcggggacctggtagctttggtagtgctctttcgaggggtcagtttcagcatggcagaggtcgtccattcaggcatgctcagtcagctcgcccaggttatcgtggggcatccttggggcatggttctcacaattctcatcaggaccattcatcactcagcgcccttccagTCTAGAGTTCGTCTCGTTCTCCCTTAGTTCAGggatcttctatgccaggtgtatctgctagtcattccgatTCTAGGGGTTTTCTTCAGTCCCCGTTTCCAGCACCGAGAAGTTGTtacaagtgtggaaagtttgggcatatgaggaggcagtgtccccGCCTTCTTGAGGGTTCGTCTCGGTAAAGGGGTCAGCCCTcaacttcagctccagttacttcaccacccgctcaggcagctaggggtgggggtcaatCAGCTAGGGGTCGCACCAAAGAGGGAGGTCGATCAGATgatggtcaggcccatttctatgcactcccagccagacTAGATGTTATTGCtacagatgctgtgattacatgtattgtatcagtctgccatagagatgcctttgtattatttgatcctggttccactttttcatatgtgtcatcatactttgcccgttatctggatacaccccgtgagtcttttgtttcatctattcatgtatctactctggtgggcgatactatagTTGTGGATCGTGTAGActagtcgtgtgtggtgactattgggggtatgGGACCCCGAGTGGACTGCTCTTTTTCCTCCTTGTTTTGCTTGTAGTACTCTTTCCTCAATTCAACTTTCCTCTGCAGAACTTGTTAGAAAATATAGGAGAATCGAATATATTTATTCATGGTTTATTTAAAAATCCTTATTTATACGTATGAAAATACATGAATAATTTATATTCATCACTAGCCACTCTAgtcctcttcgcaaacgcgaaggcccaATCACCGACGCGAAGCTCTAATTGTGAACGCAAAGTCCTAAACTCCAAGCAAACGAGAACGTGTCACCACAATCACGAATGCGTAAGCCACAATTACCCCTATGTGCACACCTTCGCGGACGCGAACTCCTCATGCGAAGAACGTGAACCAATCTGCCAAGCACTTTGCGAACACACGGCCAACAGCCGCGAATGCGAATAATAGAGCTCCACTAGCCCACTCCTTCTACGCCAGTGCAATAACACCCCCGCGATCGTGATTCATACCTGACACAAGCAATGTAAACTCCGTTGAAATGGGACGAAACCAGCTTGAATCATACTCGAGCCCCTCAAGACCCTGTCCAATCATACCAGTAAGTCCAAATATTTCatccaaacttatccaaaggctCCAAATACCGCAATAAATCAAAACCAAGAAGCGAAGATCAAAATCATTCTCTTAACTTTCAACATTCCAACTTCGCTGAATGCGTCTGAACCACACTTAAACATTTCGGATTACAACCAAACTTTATATTTAAGTTCAATCAACTAAATGAATATATTCAAAGATTCAAAATCACAATAGAGTTCTAATAACATAGAAGTCAACTCCCGGTTAAACTTATGAACTCGCCaattcttcaaattgccaactttcgactAATAAAGCCAAAACCTTGTAGGAACATCCAAATCTATATCCGAATGTACGCCCAAGTCTAAAACCACCATACAAacctatttgaatcatcaaaTTATCAATTCGAGgccatttactcaaaagtcaaaccttgatcAACTCTCTCGCAAGtcgtaatacatcatatgaagctacccAAGGCCTCAGACCATCAAACGAAATGCCAAAGCTCAAAACGAcagatcgggtcgttacacataaTTTTTCTTAACTTTTTGTTTTGTATGTATATATCATTATAAATGTGTAGTCTCACATCAATTCATATAATATAAATTCTGAATATTCTAAAATTATCCTAATAATCTTCACTTGATGCAAGAAACTTTATTACTCCTGGCACTGCAAATTAAAGGCAAATATAATACGTACTCAGATAATTTTCCTTTGACTTGCTATAAAGAGAGAAAGCATCTTTCTCTCCACGACTTCAGAAGCATTTATCTTTAATCCTTTTCTTAACCGCTACAAATCTAGTATCCTAGGAAACAAAGTGAATCACAATATGCTAAAACaatccaagaaaagaaaaaggacatATAAGAATGATACTATTGAGAATCTTTTGGAAAAATCATATGTTGATGATTTCTAATAACTAAAAAGTTGAAGACTAAAAAGAATGCTAATTAATATCCACATGATACAAAAGAAATGGCAATACATAATCCTTTTGTTTATACCTCTTTTATACTAGATTCAGATGAAACAAAATCTCAAGAAACCGGAGAAGACATATACCTTACACCATTATGAATTATccccaaaaataaaaaaaccaaAATATAGAGACTCGTTTAATCATCGTCCATTGCATCTGAAATCGCATGTCCGACCAGCGCACCACCCACCAGCCCTGCACCCAAACCCAGCCCTACTCCCATCGCTCCAAACTTGTTACCCTTATTATTATTTGGTTGTTGGACTTGCTGCTGCATTGGAGGATTATATCCATACCCTGGTGGAGGTGGATATTGATCATATCCAGCAGGTGGATACCCGGGCGGTGGCATTGCGGCCGGGTATCCACCATATCCAGGGGAAGGATATCCTCCTGGATGATGTTGCTGGTATGTCATTCCAGTTGATGACGTACCACACCAAACAGGTGGCATATGAGTTTGTGGATAGCCAGTGACAGGTTGGTGGTTGACATGGTGAGTCCCAGCTGGTAATGCAGGATAACCATTGATATGTTGGTTGTGAGCAAATTTTTTTCCAAACTTGTACGCGAACTTTAGGGTACCTTTAGGTTTCCTAGTCCCAGAAGTGAAGACCTGATATTCAACAATCCTCTCAGCGCTGCCTTCATCGTTTGAGGTGGAATCTGTAAAGAGTTCTTGGATTGGAATAGTGACAATGCCGATATCCTTATCACCAAAAAAACGATTAGATCTAAGGcgaaagaaaagggaaagatcAGGCTTAGTAAGGGAAGGCTCATCCAAGGTAAATTTCATGGGGTAATTCCACCTGGGGCTAGTGCCACCTTTTTTGTCTACAAAtgtctttttcttgtttttggcGTAGCCAAAGATGGACACTTCTACATAGACATCCATAGGATAAAAAAGATTGACATTTTTAATGCAGTCGGCAGAGAGCACCGTGATATCAAATGGACGCCATTCCATTGTTGAAACTCTTGAGATATATTATTCGATATATCCTCAAGAGATTCAGGGAGGAATGGTAATTGAAAGAGAATGTTTAGTCTCTGCTTCTTTAGATGTTAAAGGGGAAAGGGTGAGCAGGAGCGATTAACTCACGACCGTAAAAATTACCGTTAAAGGAGGAGAAGAAAGGAAGGTTCTGAAGAGTCCACTCACAAAATGGAGTTGTATTTAGGACCTTTAATTTAATTTGTTTCCCGACATTCTTCCCCTCTTATTTATCGGTTTGAGAAGAATGGGCTTTGTTTTGCCACTTTGGCTTGGCTAAGGAACAATTCGACTCTATCACATGCGAACGTTTGGCTCTCGATTAAGGAGCTAATTAGACTCCGACTCTGTTTAACTGATAGCCAGGCATTTGACATAATAAAGCTACTACTAGAAATTGGACCTATAGCAACGGGTTTACCGCAATGGTTATAAAACCATTGTGGTAGATGGTCTGAAGCAATGGTTTAAGCCGTTGCACAAGGATCTTCATTCTATTAACAAACTTTTGCAACTAAACCATTGCAGTAGCTAAAGAACCGCTGCCATAGAGGTATTTACTGCAGTGGTTTATTTAACCGTTGTAATAAGTATCTCTACATCGACTGTTCATTAAAAAATACTATTAGATATGGCGAGGGTTTTCAGTTCGCTCCCAAATTTCCCTCCTCTATTatctcaacaaaaaaaaaaaactaaaatatagTCATTTTTAAGTCGTTATATTATattctaattttattttgttcttttgactataGCTGAATACTTCGAAGATTGTAGAACTCTCAAACACATCGAGCTTTGAAATTTCTCAGCGACCAACAAATCTCTTTTAGAAGAGCCGAGAAACGAAGCTCTAAGGTCTGATCTTAAGAGCCGAGAATCATAGCTCTGAGTTATAATCTAAGAGCCGTGACAATCTCTGATGGAGTACTGAACTGGATCTCTTCATCAACTTTCTTCATAGTTGCTAGACCTCAATTTCTCGATTTTCAGCATATTCCATGTATTTCTCGATTTCCTTGTTGTATGTATATATTTATTTCATAAAATTTAAACTAGGAAATACAGAAGGAAGTCTGATCCTGTGGATCATTAGATGATAATCCATGCATAGCATGCAGATTACCAAACATAGCAAGATTTCTACAACATTTTTCAGAGATAGTTTCAACAAAAGTAAAACCACCCTTGTCTGCCACCATCCTGGCCAGAACAAAAGGTGGGGGAAACAACCAAACTTCAATTTTATTGAAAACTGGCAAGACTCCTGCATGCTTCGCTAGGCTGTGGGCGACTTCATTCCCTGCCTGAAGTTGTGATGTAGCACCACCTTGTCCATTTGAGCCAGAAGCAACCTGCATGAGTGCATAACAGTATCATAAGCTTTGCATCCTTCGTTGATGAATGAAATTACCTGAGTAGTATCAGTCTTTATCTCCAAAGGAAAAAGCTTCCTCTTTATTGCAATACAAAGTCCCTGGTAGAGTGCCATCAGCTCTGCGTGTATTGGTATTTTAGGAGTAATTTTTGAAGCAAACTCTATCATCCAGTCCCCATTATGGTTCCTAATAACTCCTCCTATACCGCCAGCAGCTTTTGCCTTATCAAAAGCTCCATCAATATTCAATTTATACCAGCCAATTGAAGGTTTAGACCAACTAATTGTTATGTCAATTTTTTTGTCTCAGTTGGACTCTCAATCAGTTAATAAATTAAATTCAATAGTCTGATTGGAAATCCTTTTTAAGGAGACAGGGATAGTTGTGTTAttaatgttgttgttgttccttgttAGACAGATATTCCAAATtaagaaaggaaacaaaaaaaCTCCAGGATATGTGTTTGTTTGGAAGATGTGGGTTTTTCTTCTTGAGGTACATGAGCCAATTTTGGTTACTCGTTTGGAAATTACTAGTATCAATGCCTAATTCATCCCATAGAGATTGGACCAGCGGGCATGTGATGAAAATGTGAGTGATAGTTTTCGGTTCCTTACGAAAAATTGTGCATTGCTCGTCTATGTTCATACCTATATGAGATAGATAATTACGGCAGGGTAATTTATTGTGATTACAAAGCCACAGGAAGAATTTAATTTTGTTGGGGCAGTGCAAAGTCCATATCCAATTGAAATCCAATATCGATGGGATGGTGCCCTCAACTATTTCATAACACGATTTGGTAGTAAAGATCCCATTTTCATTTATGTCCCAAGTTAGAGAGTCATTATTATAATCACTTAGGATGTTAGGGGATATAATGTTGCTTTTAATCTCTTGTGGAATATCCAAGGATATTTTATT from Nicotiana sylvestris chromosome 12, ASM39365v2, whole genome shotgun sequence encodes the following:
- the LOC104211380 gene encoding protein SRC2 homolog, which translates into the protein MEWRPFDITVLSADCIKNVNLFYPMDVYVEVSIFGYAKNKKKTFVDKKGGTSPRWNYPMKFTLDEPSLTKPDLSLFFRLRSNRFFGDKDIGIVTIPIQELFTDSTSNDEGSAERIVEYQVFTSGTRKPKGTLKFAYKFGKKFAHNQHINGYPALPAGTHHVNHQPVTGYPQTHMPPVWCGTSSTGMTYQQHHPGGYPSPGYGGYPAAMPPPGYPPAGYDQYPPPPGYGYNPPMQQQVQQPNNNKGNKFGAMGVGLGLGAGLVGGALVGHAISDAMDDD